TCAAGCAACTGCCAGCCTTTTTCTTCTTCTTATCTCGTACTTGAGGGCTTTGTCAGAGACAAAGGTTAGCTGAGAGCCGTCCCCGCGTGTGAGCTTCTTAAGAGTAGACACGTTCCCTATAGTCTCTCCGTAGTTTAAGCTTCATGCCTTAGAAGTTATCACGGTAATGGTAAGTCCTCCCATTTTCTTACCTCCTGACTTTCCTTAGTGTTTATATTAACTGCCCCTTTTTGGAATTTCTGACACTGGGAAAATTTCGGGGTGAGGGGACTTGAACCCCTGACCTTCGGCTCCCGAAGCCGACGCTCTGCCACCTGAGCCACACCCCGGATAAGTAAATTATAGGCTCTTGGAGAGCAAACCGTTTATGACCTTTTTGACTATAAGCTCTGCGGAGATAACCTTATCACCAAACTCTATCTTCTCCTCCCTGCCGTCTGCGTAAAGTATATACCCTTCGTGAAAGTCCCTGTCCATCACCTCAAGAGGATTGGCTATAAGCATGTCCAAGTTTTTCCTTCGGAGCTTCTGACGGCTATTTTCCAGAAGATTTTCCCTTTCTTCCAGAGCAAAGCCTATAAGTAACTTATCTCCTTTTCTTTCTCCAAGATGCAAGAGTATGTCGGGTGTGCTCACAAGCCTTAGGGTAAGGCTCTGTGTCTTTTTGATCTTGCCCGTTTCTTTCCTTTCTGGCATATAGTCAGAGACTGCTGCGTTCATAACTATTATGTCTGCCCAGTCTTTTAACTCCATCACCTTTTGGTACATATCTTGAGCGGATACTACCCTTTGCACATGAGTTTCTGGTGGCTCTTGAGCTGTTGTAAAGCCGGCTACTACCTTTACTTGCGCACCATACCACCTAAAAACCCTCGCCAGTGCAAACCCCATCCTACCGCTGGATGAGTTGGACAAAAAGCGCACTCCGTCTATGTACTCCCTTGTAGCACCGCAGGTGATGAGCACCCTTTTACCTGCTAAAGGTTTGGGTCTTAGGGAATACTCTATCCAGTCCAGCAGTCTCTCTTCGCTGGCAAGTTTTCCCTGCCCTTCCTCCTCACAAACCAGCTTGCCTTCCTCTGGCTCTATGATGATGTGTCCTAAACTTTTTAGCTTCTCCACATGCTCTTTTATTATGGGATTTGTCCACATGGATACATTCCCGGCAGGAGCTATGAGGAGGTTTTTCTCGTAAGCCAAAACTGTGGTGGTAAGGAGATTATCACCTATACCGAGAGCTATCTTAGATAGGGTGTTTACGCTGCAGGGGGCTATGAGAAACACATCACACCACCGTGCAAGGTTTATGTGAGCTAAAGGGTCCTCTTCCCATTGGGAGTAAACTCTATAACCTGTTAGAGCTTCAAAGGTCATCTTGCTTAAAAACTTTTCCGAAAAGGGCGTCATTATTACCTTTACCTGATAACCCTTTTTCTTTAAAGTTCTTACAAGATCACAAGCCTTGTATATAGCTATGCTGGAAGAAACACCAAGAAGGACCCTAGTCATTGGAGATAATATTTTAGCATCTTGTCAAGCTCACCCCTGAGTTCCAGTAGATACTCCACCGCCTCTCTAACTGCACCTTCTCCACCTGAGGCTTTTGTAATGTATAGTGCTATCCTCTTTATGGCTTCTGGTGCATTACTTACTACGATGGGAAAGCCTACCCTCATCAAAACAGGCGCATCTACATAATCATCCCCTATAAAAGCTATCTCCTCGTAGCTCAGCTGATTTCTCCTCAGTATTTCATCAAGAAGTGGTAATTTGTCATTATAGCCTAAATGTATTTCTTCAACACCTAACTCTTTTAGCCTATTTAAGAGAGGCTTTGAATTTCTTCCAGATATTACCCCCGTCTTGATGCCAGCCTTCTGAATTAGCTTTATACCAAAACCATCCCTAACATTAAAGACCTTTATCTCCTCACCCTTCTCCGTGTAATAAAGTTTTCCATCTGTCAGGACACCGTCCACATCCATAAGGAGAAGCTTTATCCTCTTAGCTCTTTCGCTCAGATCCATGTATAATATTCAATATAACTCCTCAGGAGGAAGCTAATGAATTTATACGAGTATGAAGCTTACGACAAGATTTTCAAAAAGTACGGTATACCTACACCTGAGTATATGTTTGAAAGCAGCGTAAGCGATAGGCTTGTGGAGTTTGTAAATCAGCTGGGTGAGTGCGTGGTAAAGTCTCAGGTGCTTGTAGGCAAAAGAGGAAAAGCTGGAGCTGTAAAGGTATGCTCTGACCCTCAAAGTGCCATTGAAACAGCGCAGGCTCTTCTTAACTATCCCGTTTACGGTGAGATGCCTGTGGGCGTGCTTGTAGCAAGAAAGGTAAACATCCTTAAGGAACTTTATGCTTCCATTACCTATTCAACGGAAGTGAGAGCTCCTGTGCTTACCCTAAGCTTGGAAGGTGGTATGGACATAGAGGAAGTCCCTCCTGAAAAGGTCAGAAGCTGGACCATAAACCCCCTCAAAGGGCTTTATCCCCACATGGTGAGAAACTATCTTTTGGAGCTTGGCTTTCCTCAGGAATATATGGGCATTTTGAGGGAGCTTTCCGAAGTTGTATCCAACATGTACAGAGCCTTCTGGGAAGCGGAAGCAAGGCTTTTGGAGATAAACCCTCTTGCCATATGTGATGTAAATGGTAAGCTAAAGGTTTATGCCCTTGATGCGGTGGTAACCATAGACGATGATGCATCTGTGCCACCTTCTAAGATATACGGAGTAAGAACTGCCATGAAGAGACCCCCAACAGAGAGAGAGATAGAAGCTTCACTTATAGATAGGGACGACCACCGTGGAAAGGCAGGCTCTTATGTGGAGGTGGATGGCGATATTGCCATGATGACCTTTGGAGGTGGAGGTTCTACAGTTACCATAGAGACTACCTATGCCATCGGTCTAAAACCGGCCAACTTCACCGATATAGGTGGAAACCCACCGGCTGAGAAGATGTACAAGATAACCAAGATCATCCTCTCAAAACCCGGTATAAGAGGTGTTTTGGTGTGCGGTGGAACTGCCAATAACACAAGAATAGATGTAACTCTTGGTGAAGGTGTGGCAAACGCCATAAGGGACCTTTACAAGGAAGGTAAGCTAAATCCTGACTGGATATGGGTAGTACGCAGAAACGGACCAGAAGCAGAGAAAGGTCTTCGCATGCTATACGAAGCCTTCAAAGAGTGCAAGGTAAAAGGTGAAATATATGACTCATCTCTACCTCTGACTGAGGCACCCATAAGGCTAAAAGAGTTGCTTGACATATGCACATCAGCGCAAAGCGAGGACAGGCACTTGACGGAAGAACAAGCTAAAGACATGGGGATATAATCCCTCACCTTAGTGCACATTCAGAAAAATTATCCTTTATAAAGGAAAGTATCTCTGCGAACTCTTCGTCCGAGTAAGTGGTTTTGTTGGAAAAATCCGGGTCAAGAGTCTTGCCCGGAAGGAACTTCTGAAGGTAGTACCTCTTTGCCTCCTTTATCCATTCAGCTATTTTGAGTATATCATCCTTTGATAGCTGGTTTTTAACTACCGTGGTTCTAAACTCGTAATCTACTCCAGAATTCATTATAAGGTTTATGCTTCTGTTTATAGCTTTTATGTCTACTTTTGCCCTCACCACCTCTTCATACTTATCAGGAGGAGCTTTTATATCCATAGCTATGTAATCTACAAGCTTGTCCTTTATAAGCTCTTCTATCACCTCAGGCATAGACCCATTGGTATCAAGCTTTACGGAAAAAGAAGGTTTCTTAACCTTTTCTATAAAATCCTTAAGTCCCGCATGTATGGTGGGTTCACCACCCGTAATGACTACACCTTCAAGCTTGCCTACCCTTTGTTCTAAGAAGGAAAGGATCTCCTCCTGTGGTATAGTTTTCCCAAAGTACTCTGGAAGAACAAGCTCCACATTGTAGCAGTATGGACATCTAAAGTTACACCCTTGAGTAAACACTATGCATGACACCTTACCCGGATAATCTATCAGAGTGAATCTTTGGAAGCCTCCTATCTTGAAAAGGCAGTGAGGAGTCTTTCCCTTTAAAGAACGTTCTTCATAATCCCTCATCATTAAGACATTTTCTCCTTACTGAAAGTCTTTCTCAGCTTAAATTCTTCGTTTACAAAGTTGGCAAAGTACGGAATGCCATACTTACCAGTCATCTTCCATAAACCTTCGTAGTTGGGATTGTCCCAGTCAAAATCTTTTGTGATGTTGTATGTGGGTATAGGAAAGGTAAATACCCTTCCCTTCGCATCTCCCTCCATCATAACTTCAAAGAAAGCCCTGTTTAACATATCCATCTCTTCCTGAAACTCTCCGTATGTTTCGTTCCTTATCTCTCCACCTATCAAAACACCTTGATGCATGTAGTACTCGGGAACCTTCAGGTCAAAGGTGAGGTTGGTAAATGGTGCCTGAAAACCTGTCCTTGTAGGTACATTGAGATTGTATATAAACTCCTGCACAGCCTGTTTTACCTGTTTGTAGTCCAGCCTATCGTACCTTATAAAGGGTGCAAGTAGGGTATCAAAGTTGGAAAAGGCTTGCGCACCTGTAGCTTCACCTTGCAGAGTGTATAAGAAGTTAACCACCTGACCTAGGGCAGAGCTCAGATGTTTTGGTGGTTTGCTTTCGGTTTTTCCGGGAACACCCCTAAAGCCGGTAGCCAGTAGGTCCCACAGATCCCATCCTACGCAATACACGCTCAGGGCATGCAGCTGGTGTATGTGAAAGTCACCTTCTTTATGCGCCTTCTTTATATCTCTCCCGTATATTTTGTTGAGCCAGTAATCCTTGCTTGCATGCGATGTTATGTAGAAGTTAAGCCCTTGAAGGGAGTAAGTC
The DNA window shown above is from Hydrogenobacter thermophilus TK-6 and carries:
- the coaBC gene encoding bifunctional phosphopantothenoylcysteine decarboxylase/phosphopantothenate--cysteine ligase CoaBC, with the protein product MTRVLLGVSSSIAIYKACDLVRTLKKKGYQVKVIMTPFSEKFLSKMTFEALTGYRVYSQWEEDPLAHINLARWCDVFLIAPCSVNTLSKIALGIGDNLLTTTVLAYEKNLLIAPAGNVSMWTNPIIKEHVEKLKSLGHIIIEPEEGKLVCEEEGQGKLASEERLLDWIEYSLRPKPLAGKRVLITCGATREYIDGVRFLSNSSSGRMGFALARVFRWYGAQVKVVAGFTTAQEPPETHVQRVVSAQDMYQKVMELKDWADIIVMNAAVSDYMPERKETGKIKKTQSLTLRLVSTPDILLHLGERKGDKLLIGFALEERENLLENSRQKLRRKNLDMLIANPLEVMDRDFHEGYILYADGREEKIEFGDKVISAELIVKKVINGLLSKSL
- a CDS encoding KdsC family phosphatase, coding for MDLSERAKRIKLLLMDVDGVLTDGKLYYTEKGEEIKVFNVRDGFGIKLIQKAGIKTGVISGRNSKPLLNRLKELGVEEIHLGYNDKLPLLDEILRRNQLSYEEIAFIGDDYVDAPVLMRVGFPIVVSNAPEAIKRIALYITKASGGEGAVREAVEYLLELRGELDKMLKYYLQ
- a CDS encoding succinate--CoA ligase subunit beta, with the protein product MNLYEYEAYDKIFKKYGIPTPEYMFESSVSDRLVEFVNQLGECVVKSQVLVGKRGKAGAVKVCSDPQSAIETAQALLNYPVYGEMPVGVLVARKVNILKELYASITYSTEVRAPVLTLSLEGGMDIEEVPPEKVRSWTINPLKGLYPHMVRNYLLELGFPQEYMGILRELSEVVSNMYRAFWEAEARLLEINPLAICDVNGKLKVYALDAVVTIDDDASVPPSKIYGVRTAMKRPPTEREIEASLIDRDDHRGKAGSYVEVDGDIAMMTFGGGGSTVTIETTYAIGLKPANFTDIGGNPPAEKMYKITKIILSKPGIRGVLVCGGTANNTRIDVTLGEGVANAIRDLYKEGKLNPDWIWVVRRNGPEAEKGLRMLYEAFKECKVKGEIYDSSLPLTEAPIRLKELLDICTSAQSEDRHLTEEQAKDMGI
- a CDS encoding anaerobic ribonucleoside-triphosphate reductase activating protein, which codes for MMRDYEERSLKGKTPHCLFKIGGFQRFTLIDYPGKVSCIVFTQGCNFRCPYCYNVELVLPEYFGKTIPQEEILSFLEQRVGKLEGVVITGGEPTIHAGLKDFIEKVKKPSFSVKLDTNGSMPEVIEELIKDKLVDYIAMDIKAPPDKYEEVVRAKVDIKAINRSINLIMNSGVDYEFRTTVVKNQLSKDDILKIAEWIKEAKRYYLQKFLPGKTLDPDFSNKTTYSDEEFAEILSFIKDNFSECALR